The DNA region GACCTCGTGCTCGGGTCCCGCTGGGTGCCGGGCGGGCGCGTCGTCAACTGGCCCAAGTCCCGTGAGTTCATCTCGCGCGGCGGCAGTCTGTACTCGCGCGTCATGCTCGACGTACCGATCCGCGACGTCACCGGCGGCTACCGCGCCTTCCGCCGCGAGACCCTGGAAGGCCTCGGCCTCGGCGAGGTCTCCTCGCAGGGCTACTGCTTCCAGGTCGACCTGGCGCGCCGGGCCGTCAAGGCCGGCTATCACGTGGTCGAGGTGCCGATCACCTTCGTCGAGCGCGAACTGGGCGACTCCAAGATGAGCCGCGACATCCTGGTGGAGGCCCTGTGGAGGGTGACCACGTGGGGGGTCGGGGAGCGGGCGGACCGGATTCGCGGGCGTCGGAAGTCCTGAAGTCCGGTTCCTCGTGCGGTCCGGCTGTCGGTCTGTCCGGGCAGGTGGTGCCGTTGCGGTCCGGCTGCCGGGGCGGGCGGCTCGGCCTCACAGGTGGTGCTGACCACGCGTTTATCCCGTACTGAGCCGTGCCCAGGCACACTGGACGCATGACGACTGGCGCTTCGACTCCGCCCCACCCCGCACGGCCCCGGCGCTCCGGCCCGCTCCGGTACCTGCCGCTCGGCATCGCCGCATGGCTGGTGCTGGAGATCTGGCTGCTGATCGTGGTGGCGGGTGCCACGAGCGGCTTCACCGTCTTCCTGCTGCTGGTCGCCGGATTCGTCCTCGGCTCCGTGGTCATCAAGCGGGCCGGACGCCGAGCCTTTCGCGCGCTGAGCGAGACGCTGCAGCAACAGCAGAGCGGGGCGCTGCCGCAGGGCGGTACGAATTCCGAGGGCAACGGGCTGATGATGCTGGGCGGCCTGCTGCTGATGCTGCCGGGGCTGATCTCCGACGCCCTCGGGCTGCTTCTGCTGGTTCCGCCGGTTCAGAAGGGGCTGAGCCGTTATGCGGA from Streptomyces sp. NBC_00258 includes:
- the fxsA gene encoding FxsA family membrane protein; this encodes MTTGASTPPHPARPRRSGPLRYLPLGIAAWLVLEIWLLIVVAGATSGFTVFLLLVAGFVLGSVVIKRAGRRAFRALSETLQQQQSGALPQGGTNSEGNGLMMLGGLLLMLPGLISDALGLLLLVPPVQKGLSRYAERTFERKMREAGAGTLGGAFQQARIHRPDGKVVPGEVIRDEPQDRRQEDAGPRPPLNG
- a CDS encoding polyprenol monophosphomannose synthase, with amino-acid sequence MNDGGGRQFGPLGTTLVIIPTFNEAENIKAIVGRVRASVPAAHVLVADDNSPDGTGKLADELTVEDYHVHVLHRKGKEGLGAAYLAGFRWGLEHGYGVLVEMDADGSHQPEELPRLLTALKGADLVLGSRWVPGGRVVNWPKSREFISRGGSLYSRVMLDVPIRDVTGGYRAFRRETLEGLGLGEVSSQGYCFQVDLARRAVKAGYHVVEVPITFVERELGDSKMSRDILVEALWRVTTWGVGERADRIRGRRKS